A single region of the Nocardioides aquaticus genome encodes:
- a CDS encoding DinB family protein has translation MWTTDGPDPREATGPTRGEKACVVDYLRAYRLTLEMKCEGLDAEQLARRSVPPSSMSLLGLVRHLAKVEHTWARQCLEGQDLPRLYVTDDDPDADFDGAVADDAVVAEAWEAWRREVAHAEQVVERLDDLGALVSWHGDGIEVRDVLVHLVEEYARHVGHADLLRECVDGRTGQ, from the coding sequence ATGTGGACCACCGACGGGCCCGACCCCCGCGAGGCGACCGGACCGACCCGGGGCGAGAAGGCGTGCGTGGTCGACTACCTGCGCGCCTACCGGTTGACGCTGGAGATGAAGTGCGAGGGCCTCGACGCCGAGCAGCTGGCGCGGCGCTCGGTGCCGCCGTCGTCGATGTCCCTCCTGGGGCTGGTGCGGCACCTCGCGAAGGTCGAGCACACCTGGGCACGGCAGTGCCTGGAGGGCCAGGACCTGCCGCGGCTCTACGTCACCGACGACGACCCGGACGCCGACTTCGACGGGGCCGTGGCCGACGACGCGGTGGTCGCCGAGGCCTGGGAGGCGTGGCGCCGGGAGGTGGCGCACGCCGAGCAGGTGGTGGAGCGGCTGGACGACCTCGGGGCGCTGGTGTCCTGGCACGGCGACGGGATCGAGGTCCGCGACGTCCTGGTGCACCTCGTCGAGGAGTACGCCCGCCACGTCGGGCACGCCGACCTGCTGCGCGAGTGCGTCGACGGGCGCACGGGGCAGTGA
- the dapD gene encoding 2,3,4,5-tetrahydropyridine-2,6-dicarboxylate N-succinyltransferase yields MTDASMTPLSEDHPDGTGTAADGPRPDPSAAAHGRGLATVAADGSVLDVWFPAPVLGGSASGAADLDLDALAGADAARGVRLEVVDVEIADLAAAPTSTEDVWLRLHLLSHRLVRPHGLSMEGVFGLLTNVVWTSAGPCAVEGFELTRARLRAAGQHVTVLGVDKFPRMVDYVVPAGVRVADADRVRLGAHLAAGTTVMHEGFVNFNAGTLGASMVEGRVSAGVVVGDGSDIGGGASIMGTLSGGGTQVISVGERCLLGANAGIGISLGDDCVVEAGCYVTAGTKVTVVGGDEPRVVKAVELSGVDHLLFRRNSVSGAVEVVAREGGAPALNAALHAN; encoded by the coding sequence GTGACCGACGCTTCGATGACGCCCCTGTCCGAGGACCACCCGGACGGGACCGGCACGGCCGCCGACGGGCCCCGTCCGGACCCCTCCGCCGCCGCGCACGGGCGCGGCCTGGCCACGGTCGCGGCCGACGGGTCCGTGCTGGACGTCTGGTTCCCCGCCCCCGTGCTCGGCGGGTCCGCGTCCGGGGCGGCCGACCTCGACCTCGACGCGCTGGCCGGCGCCGACGCCGCCCGGGGCGTACGCCTCGAGGTCGTCGACGTGGAGATCGCCGACCTCGCCGCGGCGCCGACGAGCACCGAGGACGTCTGGCTGCGCCTGCACCTGCTCTCCCACCGGCTGGTCCGCCCGCACGGACTGTCGATGGAGGGGGTCTTCGGGCTGCTCACCAACGTGGTGTGGACCTCCGCCGGGCCGTGCGCGGTCGAGGGGTTCGAGCTGACCCGCGCCCGGCTCCGCGCGGCCGGGCAGCACGTGACGGTCCTCGGGGTGGACAAGTTCCCGCGGATGGTCGACTACGTCGTGCCGGCCGGCGTCCGCGTCGCCGACGCCGACCGGGTGCGCCTGGGGGCGCACCTCGCAGCGGGTACGACCGTCATGCACGAGGGGTTCGTGAACTTCAACGCCGGCACCCTGGGCGCCTCCATGGTAGAGGGCCGGGTCTCGGCCGGTGTCGTGGTCGGGGACGGCTCCGACATCGGCGGCGGCGCCTCGATCATGGGCACCCTGTCCGGCGGGGGCACCCAGGTGATCTCGGTCGGTGAGCGGTGCCTGCTGGGCGCCAACGCCGGGATCGGGATCTCGCTGGGCGACGACTGCGTGGTCGAGGCCGGCTGCTACGTCACCGCGGGCACCAAGGTGACCGTGGTCGGCGGCGACGAGCCGCGCGTGGTCAAGGCCGTCGAGCTCTCCGGCGTGGACCACCTGCTGTTCCGTCGCAACTCGGTCTCGGGCGCGGTCGAGGTCGTGGCGCGCGAGGGCGGCGCGCCGGCGCTGAACGCCGCCCTGCACGCCAACTGA
- a CDS encoding aminoglycoside phosphotransferase family protein, producing the protein MSRVPVPVQGWDSVTELVGEAGSDDVWVERAPRRPDVRAALEHETRLLPLLAPRLPLEVPVPVPVPPDDDGPWRVRHLLVPGEPGDAATLTARDGRRVGVFLRALHRTPHETCEGAGTTPLADPAVVLAGLATAVLPRLPAALVGPAEALLARAAAPVPRVLVHGDLGPAHLLRTGGLVTGVIDWTDARLDDPAVDLAWVLHGAPPEFAAGVQERYGPTDAALARSRDHHALGPWHEVAHGGATGQEAYVGSGIQGVVTRLRWLG; encoded by the coding sequence GTGAGCCGCGTCCCGGTGCCGGTGCAGGGCTGGGACAGCGTCACCGAGCTGGTCGGGGAGGCCGGGAGCGACGACGTCTGGGTGGAGCGGGCACCCCGGCGCCCGGACGTGCGCGCGGCGCTCGAGCACGAGACGCGGTTGCTGCCGCTCCTCGCGCCGCGGCTCCCGCTCGAGGTGCCGGTCCCGGTGCCGGTGCCGCCCGACGACGACGGCCCGTGGCGGGTCCGGCACCTCCTCGTGCCCGGGGAGCCCGGCGACGCCGCGACCCTGACGGCACGCGACGGCCGGCGGGTGGGGGTGTTCCTGCGCGCCCTGCACCGGACGCCGCACGAGACCTGCGAGGGCGCCGGCACCACGCCCCTCGCCGACCCGGCGGTCGTACTGGCGGGGCTGGCCACCGCCGTGCTCCCCCGCCTCCCGGCGGCCCTGGTGGGCCCGGCCGAGGCGCTGCTGGCTCGCGCGGCCGCCCCGGTCCCGCGGGTGCTGGTGCACGGAGACCTGGGCCCGGCGCACCTGCTGCGCACCGGTGGCCTCGTCACCGGGGTGATCGACTGGACCGACGCCCGGCTGGACGACCCCGCGGTCGACCTGGCCTGGGTGCTGCACGGCGCCCCGCCGGAGTTCGCCGCAGGGGTGCAGGAACGCTACGGCCCCACGGACGCCGCGCTGGCGCGGTCCCGCGACCACCACGCCCTCGGCCCGTGGCACGAGGTCGCCCACGGCGGCGCGACCGGGCAGGAGGCGTACGTCGGGTCGGGCATCCAGGGCGTCGTCACCCGGCTGCGCTGGCTAGGCTGA
- a CDS encoding DUF389 domain-containing protein, producing the protein MLVHLRLTVPSSLTPDVRRLLLDDASGTNVVLHEGVSLEPKGDLVECDVAKESVNELLGELADLGVGEHGGIVVTTPDSTPFAAAKRLEEAAPGDPEDAVVWDAVLEEAENGSVATLSYQLFLTCAVSLAAIAVVTDSTVLVVGAMVVGPEFGAVAAACVGVVFGRWGLARRAALLLAGSFGLAVATVVVLALVLRVVGLLEVADVTGPRPQTEFIFHPDVWSFIVALVAGVVGALALSLGKTSAMVGVFISVTTVPAAGNLALGLAFLEPGEITGSLAQLGLNLVGIFLAATLFLAFQRLFWKRISTFVERRFGALR; encoded by the coding sequence GTGCTGGTCCACCTGCGCCTGACGGTGCCCTCCTCGCTGACCCCTGACGTCCGCCGACTGCTGCTCGACGACGCCTCCGGGACGAACGTCGTCCTGCACGAGGGCGTCTCGCTGGAACCGAAGGGCGACCTGGTCGAGTGCGACGTGGCCAAGGAGTCGGTCAACGAGCTGCTGGGGGAGCTGGCCGACCTCGGGGTGGGCGAGCACGGCGGGATCGTCGTCACGACGCCGGACAGCACGCCGTTCGCCGCCGCCAAGCGGTTGGAGGAGGCCGCGCCCGGCGACCCCGAAGACGCCGTGGTCTGGGACGCGGTGCTCGAGGAGGCCGAGAACGGCAGCGTGGCCACCCTGTCGTACCAGCTGTTCCTGACCTGCGCGGTGTCCCTGGCCGCGATCGCCGTGGTCACCGACTCGACGGTCCTGGTGGTGGGAGCGATGGTGGTGGGCCCCGAGTTCGGCGCGGTCGCCGCGGCCTGCGTCGGCGTGGTCTTCGGGCGGTGGGGCCTGGCCCGCCGGGCGGCGCTGCTGCTGGCCGGGTCGTTCGGGCTGGCCGTGGCCACCGTCGTCGTGCTGGCGCTGGTGCTGCGGGTGGTCGGGCTGCTCGAGGTCGCCGACGTCACCGGGCCGCGTCCGCAGACCGAGTTCATCTTCCACCCCGACGTGTGGTCCTTCATCGTCGCGCTGGTGGCCGGGGTGGTGGGCGCGCTGGCGCTGTCGCTCGGCAAGACCTCGGCGATGGTCGGGGTCTTCATCTCGGTCACCACGGTGCCGGCCGCGGGGAACCTGGCCCTCGGCCTGGCCTTCCTCGAGCCCGGGGAGATCACCGGCTCCCTGGCGCAGCTCGGGCTGAACCTGGTCGGGATCTTCCTCGCCGCGACGCTCTTCCTCGCCTTCCAGCGACTGTTCTGGAAGCGGATCTCCACCTTCGTCGAGCGGCGCTTCGGCGCGCTGCGCTGA
- the ileS gene encoding isoleucine--tRNA ligase: MTYPLVSHDATGPDAGGPAGVPSSPRFPAIEERVLAYWAADGTFQASIDARDAGADGSDEFVFYDGPPFANGLPHYGHLLTGYVKDLVPRYQTMRGKRVERRFGWDTHGLPAELEAMRLNGIKTTEEILELGVEKFNDACRASVMKYTGEWRDYVTRQARWVDFENDYRTMNPDYMESVIWAFKRLHDQGLVYEGFRVLPYCWNDETPLSAHELRMDEETYRNRQDPAVTVGYTLHGRDEADPLGGVKILIWTTTPWTLPSNLAVMVGSDIDYVVVASEATGLPERYLLAEARLPAYARELGDEPEVLSRHRGADLVGLTYTPPFSYYAGHENAFRVVAADDAVTTTDGTGVVHTAGAFGEVDKEVTDREGIEAVMPVGKDGRFKAPVDDYAGMNVFDANPHVIDHLRAATLGTGEDRAPSGSVSPGTVLLRRETYDHSYPHCWRCREPLIYKGVSSWFVEVTAFKDRMVELNQQVRWVPEHIRDGQFGKWLENARDWSITRNRFWGSPVPVWKSDDPAYPRLDVYGSFEEIERDFGRLPRDRDGNPDLHRPFVDELVRPNPDDPRSPAEGQSSMRRVADVLDVWFDSGSMSFAQVHYPFENADWFDGTDVLQGHFPGDFITEYIGQTRGWFYTLHVLATALFDRPAFSACVSHGIVLGSDGQKMSKSLRNYPDVSEVFDRDGADAMRWFLMSSPILRGGNLVVTEQGIRDSVRQVLIPLWNTWYFFSLYANAAGYEASRSTTSTDPLDRYLLAKTRQWVAQMTTALDDYAVAEACDATRSFIDVLTNWYVRRSRERFWASGTDLETGAFDTLWTVLETVCRVTAPLLPLTTEEVWRGLTGGRSVHLSDWPALDELPADDALVAAMDTVREVCSTTSALRKAAGLRNRLPLATLTVVVPDPAALGGFEAIVADEVNVKLVRFLAADDPEAASYGVDQRLTVHARAAGPRLGKDVQVAIRAAKSGDWSVAEDGSVVAGGLALLEGEYALETVAGSTDDDAVVAMVGGGVAGFVVLDTAVTPELAAEGVARDLVRAVQQARRDAGLEVSDRIALTLTGPDDQLAAARTHADLLAGETLATSVDLVPGGTLAVTVARVAA, translated from the coding sequence ATGACCTACCCCCTCGTCTCGCACGACGCCACCGGCCCCGACGCGGGCGGTCCGGCCGGGGTGCCCTCGAGCCCGCGCTTCCCCGCGATCGAGGAGCGGGTGCTGGCCTACTGGGCCGCGGACGGCACCTTCCAGGCCAGCATCGACGCGCGCGACGCCGGCGCCGACGGCTCCGACGAGTTCGTCTTCTACGACGGCCCGCCGTTCGCCAACGGCCTGCCCCACTACGGCCACCTGCTCACCGGCTACGTCAAGGACCTCGTGCCGCGCTACCAGACGATGCGCGGCAAGCGCGTCGAGCGCCGCTTCGGCTGGGACACCCACGGGCTGCCGGCCGAGCTCGAGGCGATGCGCCTGAACGGCATCAAGACCACCGAGGAGATCCTCGAGCTCGGGGTCGAGAAGTTCAACGACGCCTGCCGGGCGTCGGTGATGAAGTACACCGGCGAGTGGCGCGACTACGTCACCCGCCAGGCCCGCTGGGTCGACTTCGAGAACGACTACCGCACGATGAACCCCGACTACATGGAGTCGGTGATCTGGGCCTTCAAGCGGCTGCACGACCAGGGCCTGGTCTACGAGGGCTTCCGCGTCCTGCCCTACTGCTGGAACGACGAGACCCCGCTGTCCGCGCACGAGCTGCGGATGGACGAGGAGACCTACCGCAACCGCCAGGACCCCGCGGTCACCGTCGGCTACACGCTCCACGGCCGCGACGAGGCCGACCCGCTGGGCGGCGTGAAGATCCTGATCTGGACGACCACGCCCTGGACCCTGCCCTCGAACCTCGCCGTGATGGTCGGCTCGGACATCGACTACGTCGTCGTGGCGTCCGAGGCCACCGGCCTGCCCGAGCGCTACCTGCTCGCCGAGGCGCGACTCCCCGCCTACGCCCGCGAGCTGGGCGACGAGCCCGAGGTGCTCTCGCGCCACCGGGGCGCCGACCTGGTCGGGCTGACCTACACCCCGCCGTTCAGCTACTACGCCGGCCACGAGAACGCCTTCCGCGTGGTCGCCGCCGACGACGCCGTGACCACCACCGACGGCACCGGGGTCGTGCACACCGCCGGCGCGTTCGGCGAGGTCGACAAGGAGGTCACCGACCGCGAGGGCATCGAGGCCGTGATGCCGGTCGGCAAGGACGGCCGGTTCAAGGCGCCGGTCGACGACTACGCCGGGATGAACGTCTTCGACGCCAACCCGCACGTCATCGACCACCTCCGGGCGGCGACCCTCGGGACCGGTGAGGACCGCGCGCCCAGCGGGTCGGTGAGCCCGGGAACGGTCCTGCTGCGCCGCGAGACCTACGACCACTCCTACCCGCACTGCTGGCGCTGCCGCGAGCCGCTGATCTACAAGGGCGTCTCCTCCTGGTTCGTCGAGGTGACCGCGTTCAAGGACCGGATGGTCGAGCTCAACCAGCAGGTCCGGTGGGTGCCCGAGCACATCCGCGACGGCCAGTTCGGCAAGTGGCTGGAGAACGCCCGCGACTGGTCGATCACCCGCAACCGTTTCTGGGGCAGCCCGGTGCCGGTGTGGAAGAGCGACGACCCGGCGTACCCCCGGCTGGACGTCTACGGCTCCTTCGAGGAGATCGAGCGCGACTTCGGCCGGCTGCCGCGCGACCGTGACGGCAACCCCGACCTGCACCGTCCCTTCGTCGACGAGCTGGTCCGGCCCAACCCGGACGACCCGCGGAGCCCTGCGGAGGGCCAGAGCTCGATGCGGCGCGTGGCCGACGTGCTCGACGTGTGGTTCGACTCCGGGTCGATGAGCTTCGCCCAGGTGCACTACCCGTTCGAGAACGCCGACTGGTTCGACGGCACCGACGTCCTCCAGGGCCACTTCCCGGGCGACTTCATCACCGAGTACATCGGACAGACCCGCGGCTGGTTCTACACGCTGCACGTGCTGGCCACCGCACTGTTCGACCGCCCCGCCTTCTCGGCCTGCGTCAGCCACGGCATCGTGCTGGGCTCGGACGGGCAGAAGATGAGCAAGTCGCTGCGCAACTACCCGGACGTCAGCGAGGTCTTCGACCGCGACGGCGCCGACGCGATGCGCTGGTTCCTGATGTCGAGCCCGATCCTGCGCGGCGGCAACCTGGTGGTCACCGAGCAGGGCATCCGCGACTCGGTGCGCCAGGTGCTGATCCCGCTGTGGAACACCTGGTACTTCTTCAGCCTCTACGCCAACGCCGCCGGCTACGAGGCGTCCCGCTCGACGACCTCGACCGACCCGCTCGACCGCTACCTGCTGGCCAAGACGCGGCAGTGGGTCGCGCAGATGACCACGGCCCTGGACGACTACGCCGTCGCCGAGGCCTGCGACGCCACGCGCTCGTTCATCGACGTGCTCACCAACTGGTACGTCCGGCGCTCGCGCGAGCGGTTCTGGGCCAGCGGCACCGACCTCGAGACCGGGGCCTTCGACACGCTGTGGACGGTGCTGGAGACCGTCTGCCGGGTGACCGCACCGCTGCTGCCGCTGACCACCGAGGAGGTCTGGCGCGGCCTGACCGGCGGCCGCTCGGTGCACCTGAGCGACTGGCCCGCGCTCGACGAGCTGCCGGCCGACGACGCGCTGGTCGCGGCGATGGACACCGTGCGCGAGGTCTGCTCGACGACGTCGGCGCTGCGCAAGGCCGCCGGGCTGCGCAACCGGCTGCCGCTGGCCACCCTGACCGTGGTCGTGCCCGACCCGGCCGCGCTGGGCGGCTTCGAGGCGATCGTGGCCGACGAGGTCAACGTCAAGCTGGTCCGGTTCCTCGCCGCGGACGACCCGGAGGCGGCGTCGTACGGCGTCGACCAGCGGCTGACCGTCCACGCGCGTGCCGCCGGGCCGCGGCTCGGCAAGGACGTCCAGGTCGCGATCCGCGCCGCGAAGTCCGGCGACTGGTCGGTGGCCGAGGACGGCTCGGTGGTGGCCGGGGGCCTGGCGCTCCTCGAGGGCGAGTACGCCCTGGAGACGGTCGCCGGCTCCACCGACGACGACGCCGTGGTGGCGATGGTCGGCGGCGGGGTCGCCGGGTTCGTGGTGCTCGACACCGCGGTCACGCCCGAGCTGGCCGCCGAGGGCGTGGCCCGCGACCTGGTCCGCGCGGTGCAGCAGGCCCGTCGCGACGCCGGCCTGGAGGTCTCGGACCGGATCGCGCTGACGCTCACCGGCCCCGACGACCAGCTGGCCGCGGCGCGCACGCACGCCGACCTGCTCGCGGGGGAGACCCTGGCGACCTCGGTCGACCTGGTGCCCGGCGGGACCCTGGCGGTGACGGTGGCGCGGGTGGCAGCCTGA
- the fdxA gene encoding ferredoxin yields MTYVIAQPCVDLKDRACVDECPVDCIYEGKRMLYIQPDECVDCGACEPVCPVEAIFYEDDTPEEWKDYYAANVDFFDDLGSPGGAAKMGEIDKDHPMIAALPPQNQEG; encoded by the coding sequence ATGACCTACGTCATCGCCCAGCCGTGCGTCGACCTCAAGGACCGCGCCTGCGTCGACGAGTGCCCTGTCGACTGCATCTACGAGGGCAAGCGGATGCTCTACATCCAGCCCGACGAGTGCGTCGACTGCGGTGCCTGCGAGCCGGTCTGCCCGGTCGAGGCCATCTTCTACGAGGACGACACCCCGGAGGAGTGGAAGGACTACTACGCGGCCAACGTCGACTTCTTCGACGACCTGGGCTCCCCGGGCGGTGCCGCCAAGATGGGCGAGATCGACAAGGACCACCCGATGATCGCCGCGCTGCCCCCGCAGAACCAGGAAGGCTGA
- a CDS encoding GNAT family N-acetyltransferase, with amino-acid sequence MPPSPPARGLGPHVVGLRVVVRRLVPGETGPSGGPAMTDLLGVCTSWGEHECVVQPESGPAVTVRLADVVSGKPVPPRPSVRQRVSARDAEGHALVMWPTVVTEDLGDWVLRTETEPQGRLLKRANSALAIGDPGVSWDDALDGVVGFYTGRDREPLVQVEAGSPVHRHATGRGWTEVDGGASTFLLGSVARALRACGSTGAGAAPTPVLTEDGPRAHVVLEQDGRVVAQGRAAYDGDWLGVHALLVEEGRRRGGLATAVMGELLDWGASHGARTLWLHVELDNDPALSLYERLGLLPHHDLAYLRPPAQH; translated from the coding sequence GTGCCACCCTCGCCCCCCGCCCGTGGACTGGGCCCGCACGTCGTCGGCCTGCGCGTGGTCGTACGACGTCTCGTCCCCGGTGAGACCGGCCCGAGCGGCGGCCCCGCGATGACCGACCTGCTGGGCGTCTGCACGTCCTGGGGCGAGCACGAGTGCGTGGTGCAGCCGGAGTCGGGTCCCGCCGTCACCGTCCGCCTGGCCGACGTGGTCTCCGGCAAGCCGGTGCCCCCGCGCCCGTCGGTGCGCCAGCGGGTCTCCGCCCGCGACGCCGAGGGCCACGCGCTGGTGATGTGGCCGACCGTGGTGACCGAGGACCTCGGCGACTGGGTGCTGCGCACCGAGACCGAGCCGCAGGGGCGGCTGCTGAAGCGCGCCAACTCGGCCCTGGCGATCGGCGACCCGGGCGTGTCGTGGGACGACGCGCTCGACGGGGTCGTCGGCTTCTACACCGGGCGCGACCGCGAGCCGCTGGTCCAGGTCGAGGCCGGGTCCCCCGTCCACCGGCACGCGACCGGGCGGGGCTGGACCGAGGTCGACGGCGGCGCCTCGACCTTCCTCCTGGGCTCGGTGGCCCGGGCGCTGCGCGCCTGCGGGTCGACCGGAGCCGGAGCGGCGCCCACGCCGGTGCTCACCGAGGACGGGCCGCGGGCGCACGTCGTGCTCGAGCAGGACGGCCGGGTGGTCGCGCAGGGACGCGCGGCCTACGACGGGGACTGGCTCGGGGTCCACGCCCTGCTCGTCGAGGAGGGCCGGCGCCGCGGCGGCCTGGCCACCGCGGTGATGGGCGAGCTGCTCGACTGGGGCGCCTCGCACGGCGCGCGGACCCTGTGGCTGCACGTGGAGCTCGACAACGACCCCGCGCTGTCGCTCTACGAGCGGCTCGGGCTGCTCCCCCACCACGACCTGGCCTACCTGCGGCCGCCGGCGCAGCACTGA
- the dapC gene encoding succinyldiaminopimelate transaminase: MRPSRPSVSARLPDFPWDRLTSYAATARRHPDGIVDLSVGTPVDPTPEVVQQALRDAADSPGYPTTLGLESTRQAVLDWLARDHGVTGLGLDQVLPVTGSKELVAHLPGQLGIGPGDVVAFPELAYPTYEVGAVLAGARPVATDSLTSFGPEAPALLWLNSPSNPTGRVLPVEHLRKVVDWCRERGTVLVSDECYLECAWDAEPVSVLHPDVNGGSVEGILAVHSLSKRSNLAGYRCAFVAGDAALVAELLAVRKNLGLMMPGPQQRAMAVALADTDHAREQHARYAARRARLRGALEGAGFRVDHSEASLYLWATRGEDCWTTVADLAERGVLVAPGEFYGVAGSQHVRVAFTATDERVDAAVRRLA; encoded by the coding sequence ATCCGGCCGTCACGGCCGTCGGTCTCCGCCCGGCTGCCGGACTTCCCGTGGGACCGGCTGACGTCGTACGCCGCCACCGCGCGGCGGCACCCGGACGGGATCGTCGACCTCTCGGTCGGCACGCCGGTCGACCCGACCCCCGAGGTGGTCCAGCAGGCGCTCCGTGACGCGGCCGACTCGCCGGGCTACCCGACCACGCTCGGCCTGGAGTCCACCCGCCAGGCCGTCCTGGACTGGCTGGCGCGCGACCACGGCGTGACCGGCCTCGGCCTGGACCAGGTGCTGCCGGTGACCGGTTCCAAGGAGCTCGTCGCGCACCTCCCGGGCCAGCTGGGGATCGGGCCGGGCGACGTCGTGGCGTTCCCGGAGCTGGCCTACCCGACCTACGAGGTGGGGGCCGTGCTGGCGGGCGCCAGGCCGGTCGCCACGGACTCGCTGACCTCCTTCGGTCCGGAGGCGCCGGCGCTGCTGTGGCTGAACTCGCCGTCGAACCCGACCGGGCGCGTCCTCCCGGTCGAGCACCTGCGCAAGGTCGTCGACTGGTGCCGAGAGCGCGGGACGGTGCTGGTCTCGGACGAGTGCTACCTCGAGTGCGCCTGGGACGCCGAGCCGGTCTCGGTGCTGCACCCCGACGTCAACGGCGGGTCGGTCGAGGGGATCCTCGCGGTCCACTCCCTCTCGAAGCGCTCCAACCTGGCCGGTTACCGCTGCGCGTTCGTCGCCGGCGACGCCGCCCTGGTGGCCGAGCTGCTGGCCGTGCGCAAGAACCTCGGCCTGATGATGCCCGGGCCGCAGCAGCGGGCGATGGCCGTCGCGCTCGCCGACACCGACCACGCCCGCGAGCAGCACGCGCGCTACGCCGCACGCCGCGCCCGGCTGCGCGGCGCGCTCGAGGGTGCCGGCTTTCGGGTCGACCACTCCGAGGCGTCGCTGTACCTGTGGGCCACCCGGGGCGAGGACTGCTGGACCACGGTGGCCGACCTGGCCGAGCGGGGCGTGCTCGTCGCGCCGGGGGAGTTCTACGGCGTGGCCGGCTCCCAGCACGTCCGGGTGGCGTTCACCGCCACCGACGAGCGGGTCGACGCCGCCGTACGCCGTCTGGCCTGA
- a CDS encoding AAA family ATPase, with protein MTGELLLVTGPPAVGKMTVGRALCARSDFRLFHNHHTIEPLIEVFGHGTPAFTVLNEEFRRRVVEEAARSGTRLVFTFVWAVDLEEDAVVVSALVRPYLDAGLPVSVLELTADLGTRLARNTGADRIAAKPSKADLAWSDAHVREIDQQWRMATDPDHPSAADAVIAAITATGGAHLRLDNTDLTADDAAVRALAWLDRR; from the coding sequence ATGACGGGCGAGCTGCTGCTGGTGACGGGCCCGCCGGCCGTGGGCAAGATGACCGTCGGGCGGGCGCTCTGCGCCCGCAGCGACTTCCGGCTGTTCCACAACCACCACACGATCGAGCCGCTGATCGAGGTCTTCGGCCACGGCACCCCGGCGTTCACGGTCCTGAACGAGGAGTTCCGGCGACGGGTGGTCGAGGAGGCCGCGCGGTCGGGCACCCGGCTGGTCTTCACCTTCGTCTGGGCCGTCGACCTCGAGGAGGACGCCGTGGTCGTCAGCGCCCTGGTCCGGCCCTACCTCGACGCCGGCCTCCCGGTCTCCGTCCTGGAGCTGACCGCGGACCTGGGCACCCGCCTGGCCCGCAACACCGGCGCCGACCGGATCGCCGCCAAGCCGTCGAAGGCCGACCTGGCCTGGTCCGACGCGCACGTCCGCGAGATCGACCAGCAGTGGCGGATGGCCACCGACCCCGACCACCCGTCGGCGGCGGACGCGGTGATCGCGGCGATCACGGCCACCGGCGGGGCCCACCTGCGCCTCGACAACACCGACCTCACGGCCGACGACGCCGCGGTGCGTGCGCTGGCCTGGTTGGACCGCCGCTGA
- a CDS encoding DNA polymerase ligase N-terminal domain-containing protein yields the protein MPDPAGRPVFVLHRHERPRLHHDLRLEEGGVLRSWALPKGLPTDPGADRLAIAVPDHDLDHATYADEHKSIADHGWWELVDRTDRRTVLDLHGSGGVRRYALVRTGGPGRPATHHLLHLLREQPPSG from the coding sequence GTGCCCGACCCCGCCGGCCGCCCCGTCTTCGTGCTCCACCGCCACGAGCGTCCCCGCCTGCACCACGACCTCCGCCTCGAGGAGGGCGGCGTGCTGCGGTCCTGGGCGCTGCCCAAGGGTCTCCCCACCGACCCCGGCGCCGACCGGCTCGCGATCGCCGTGCCCGACCACGACCTCGACCACGCGACCTACGCCGACGAGCACAAGAGCATCGCCGACCACGGCTGGTGGGAGCTGGTGGACCGCACCGACCGCCGCACCGTGCTCGACCTGCACGGCAGCGGAGGGGTGCGCCGGTACGCGCTGGTCCGCACCGGCGGCCCCGGGCGCCCCGCCACCCACCACCTGCTCCACCTGCTGCGCGAGCAGCCCCCGTCCGGCTAG